One stretch of Cololabis saira isolate AMF1-May2022 chromosome 15, fColSai1.1, whole genome shotgun sequence DNA includes these proteins:
- the LOC133460571 gene encoding CTP synthase 1-like, with translation MTSRMMKYVLVTGGVISGIGKGIIASSVATILKSCGLHVTAIKIDPYINIDAGTFSPYEHGEVFVLDDGGEVDLDLGNYERFLDIRLTKDNNMTTGKIYQSVITKERRGDYLGKTVQVVPHITDEIQEWVVKQAKVPVDDDQVEPQVCVIELEGTVGDIESMPFIEAFRQFQFKVKKENFCNIHVSLIPQPSATGEQKTKPTQNSVRELRGLGLSPDLIMCRCFSALENSVKEKISMYCHVEPEQVICVHDVSSIYRVPLLLEDQGVVSYLSRRLNMPIDAKPGKMLTKWKEMSDRSDRLLEPCSIALVGKYTKFSYASVIKALEHSALAINHKLEVKYIDSTHLEELEEPVKYHEAWQKLCSSHGVLVPGGFGVRGTEGKILAINWARKQKKPFLGVGLGMQLAVCEFARNELGWTDANSTEFNPETKHPVVIEMPEHNPGQMGGTMRLGKRRTLFKSSSSVLRKLYRDAEYVEERHRHRFEVNAELKSPFEDKGFHFVGQDVEGERMEVIELDDHPYFVGVQYHPEFTSRPIKPSPPYLGLLLAAAGKLQSYLLKGCRLSTRDMYIGSSTSDSESSN, from the exons ATGACTAGTAGAATGATGAAATACGTCTTGGTGACGGGTGGAGTCATCTCTGGCATCGGCAAAGGCATCATCGCCAGCAGTGTGGCCACAATCCTCAAGTCATGTGGTTTGCATGTAACAGCAATCAAGATCGACCCGTACATCAACATAGACGCAGGCACCTTTTCACCTTATGAGCACG GGGAAGTGTTTGTGCTCGATGACGGGGGTGAGGTGGACTTGGATTTGGGGAACTACGAACGCTTCCTTGACATCCGACTGACGAAGGATAATAACATGACCACCGGGAAGATCTACCAATCAGTCATCACCAAGGAGCGGAGAGGAGATTACCTGGGCAAGACTGTTCAGG TGGTGCCACACATTACAGATGAAATCCAGGAGTGGGTTGTGAAACAGGCCAAAGTGCCAGTAGATGATGATCAAGTAGAACCTCAAGTGTGTGTTATAGAG CTTGAAGGAACAGTTGGAGACATCGAGAGTATGCCTTTCATCGAGGCCTTCAGGCAGTTCCAGTTTAAAGTGAAGAAAGAAAACTTCTGCAACATCCATGTCAGTCTGATCCCACAG CCCAGTGCGACGGGAGAACAGAAGACCAAACCCACTCAGAACAGTGTGAGGGAGCTCCGAGGGCTGGGCCTTTCTCCTGACCTG ATTATGTGCCGCTGCTTTTCTGCTCTGGAGAATTCTGTCAAAGAAAAGATCTCCATGTACTGCCATGTAGAACCTGAACAG GTCATCTGTGTGCACGACGTCTCGTCCATCTACAGAGTTCCTCTgctgctggaggaccagggcgtGGTGAGCTACCTGAGCAGGAGACTCAACATGCCCATCGATGCCAAACCCGGGAAAATGCTGACAAAGTGGAAGGAAATGTCAGACAG GTCAGACCGGCTGCTGGAGCCCTGCTCTATAGCTCTGGTGGGGAAGTACACCAAGTTCTCCTACGCCTCGGTTATAAAGGCTTTGGAGCACTCTGCGCTGGCCATCAATCACAAGCTGGAGGTTAAG TACATAGATTCAACGCatctggaggagctggaggagccgGTGAAATACCACGAGGCGTGGCAGAAACTCTGCAGCTCCCA CGGCGTCCTGGTTCCAGGAGGTTTTGGTGTGAGAGGAACTGAGGGAAAGATTCTTGCCATCAACTGGGCCAGAAAACAGAAGAAGCCTTTCTTAG gggtcggtctggggatGCAACTGGCGGTGTGTGAGTTTGCCAGGAACGAGCTTGGCTGGACAG ATGCCAACTCCACTGAGTTCAACCCAGAGACGAAGCATCCTGTG GTGATTGAAATGCCAGAACACAACCCCGGTCAGATGGGTGGCACCATGAGGCTGGGGAAGAGACGGACCCTgtttaaaagcagcagcagcgtccTGC GGAAACTTTACAGAGATGCAGAGTATGTGGAAGAGAGGCACAGACATCGCTTTGAG GTCAATGCCGAGCTGAAAAGCCCCTTTGAAGACAAAGGCTTTCACTTCGTAGGTCAGGATGTGGAAGGAGAGAGGATGGAGGTGATAGAGCTGGATG ATCACCCGTACTTTGTGGGAGTGCAGTACCACCCTGAGTTCACCTCTCGTCCCATCAAGCCTTCGCCTCCTTATCTCGGTTTGCTCCTGGCTGCTGCAGGGAAGCTGCAGAGCTACTTACTGAAGGGATGCCGCTTGTCTACACG GGACATGTACATCGGCAGCAGCACCTCGGACTCCGAGTCATCCAACTAG